From Coffea arabica cultivar ET-39 chromosome 2e, Coffea Arabica ET-39 HiFi, whole genome shotgun sequence, the proteins below share one genomic window:
- the LOC113730947 gene encoding epoxide hydrolase 2, whose amino-acid sequence MDQIQHKFIQVDDGVKLHVAEIGSGPSVVLFLHGFPEIWYSWRHQMIAVAKAGYRAIAPDYRGYGLSDPPPEPQKANFADFITDVLALLDALSIPKVFLVGKDFGASVVYYFAILHKERVTAIATLGVPFRPPGPPPHYKLLPEGFYVTRWKEPGRAEADFGRFDSKTVVRNIYIMFSRSEMPIANENQEIMDLVEPSTPLPSWMTEEDFATYGALYEKSGFETALQVPYRATGGSSNLQDPKIEVPALFIMGEKDYVFKFPETEDYIRSGRIKDFVPDLEIKYIPEGSHFVQEQFPDEVNQLLLSFLSSHG is encoded by the exons ATGGATCAAATCCAACACAAGTTCATACAAGTTGACGATGGTGTAAAGCTTCACGTAGCTGAGATTGGAAGTGGGCCATCAGTTGTTCTGTTCCTTCACGGATTCCCTGAGATATGGTACTCCTGGCGCCACCAGATGATTGCTGTGGCCAAGGCTGGTTACAGAGCCATTGCACCTGATTACAGAGGTTATGGATTATCCGACCCTCCGCCAGAACCCCAGAAGGCCAATTTTGCTGACTTTATCACAGACGTCCTTGCTCTCCTTGATGCTCTGAGTATCCCCAAG GTTTTTCTCGTTGGAAAAGATTTTGGAGCCAGTGTAGTTTATTACTTTGCTATTTTGCACAAAGAGAGGGTCACAGCTATAGCAACATTAGGCGTGCCATTCAGGCCACCAGGGCCTCCTCCACATTATAAGCTTCTCCCGGAAGGATTTTACGTAACAAGATGGAAA GAGCCTGGGAGAGCTGAAGCTGATTTTGGACGCTTTGATTCAAAAACGGTTGTAAGAAACATCTACATTATGTTTTCCAGGAGTGAAATGCCAATAGCTAATGAAAACCAAGAGATCATGGACCTGGTGGAACCATCCACTCCTCTTCCTTCTTGGATGACAGAGGAAGATTTTGCAACCTATGGAGCCCTGTATGAGAAATCTGGTTTTGAAACTGCATTACAAGTTCCTTACAG GGCCACTGGAGGAAGTTCGAATCTGCAAGATCCAAAAATTGAAGTTCCAGCGTTGTTCATCATGGGTGAGAAGGACTATGTGTTTAAATTCCCCGAAACTGAAGACTACATAAGGAGTGGTAGAATAAAAGATTTTGTACCAGATTTGGAGATAAAGTATATCCCGGAAGGAAGCCATTTTGTGCAGGAGCAATTCCCTGATGAGGTGAATCAACTTCTGCTTAGCTTCCTCAGCAGCCATGGTTAA
- the LOC113730948 gene encoding wings apart-like protein 2 isoform X2, with amino-acid sequence MIVRTYGRRSRSMATRNFNGGVSDKSFSQESPPDVFDFTFSSQGSTRWSSDPYGFSDSLDPYGLNNITSSSQGNDFEDDDELRILPARGGGSRGNAEYEGFDDGAFRTKKVKIGDSETYKLNSSPESDELTILSSKNGRNDGDFGYSDLGFGKSMDLEPYSLNSSQESDELVILPVKKGKENGKFDGLLQKPKKVKENGVMQKKKNRKKGKNREVGSDSVTVGSTATLMETQEFGEMMEHVDEVNFALDGLKKGQPVRVRRGSLLSLLSICGSSQQRRLLRAHGMAKTIIDAVLGISFDDPPSNLAAAALFYILTSDGQDDRLLDSPICIRFLLKFLRPLTSDAANVKAPSFGSKLLAIRMDPDVSQISAKGSESSAAIMQKVQEILVSSKDLNPRDANDDCIELPELNPKWISLLTMEKACFSTISLEDASGRVRRTGGNFKEKLRELGGLNAVFEVARNCHSVMEGWLQRNRSSVLDSKDKEGLESLVMLLKCLKIMENATFLSKDNQSHLLGMKGNFDSQSAPRSFTKLILGVVKILSGIALLRSSLGSEEGKTCNHSNETSHASEFKVEDNGSLSISCSRRRTMEGTSSLKNLSISHDSQSFSCHPLSSKSHSGASTMSDTDPWLKMRIDSSMSGQCSGTSGDFTNGTISKGFGVSFGRGNDHKVSNATKFEPMEDSQDPFAFDEDDFEPSKWDLLSGREKVSQVHNSRAKPYQPENESQSLLLLGQEDSHLDNQHSSEVSCSSGVTDEKSNLLADCLLSSVKVLMNLTNDNPMGCQQIAACGGLEIMSTLIASHFPNFRTYLPCSGSSRENGVSSRSSAVVDHQNDRHLTDEELDLLVAILGLLVNLVEKDGLNRSRLAATRVSLPNLEGLEKESSTDLIPLLCSIFLANQGAGEAAGEGRQLSWIWPLLLQPQVCGKTIWKHKIEDDADQ; translated from the exons atgatTGTTAGGACCTACGGCCGTCGGAGCAGAAGCATGGCGACGAGGAACTTTAACGGTGGCGTCTCCGATAAGTCGTTTTCCCAAGAAAGCCCTCCAGATGTTTTCGATTTCACGTTTTCTTCCCAAGGTTCGACCCGCTGGTCTTCGGACCCGTATGGGTTCAGTGATTCGTTGGACCCGTATGGTTTGAATAATATTACGTCGTCGTCGCAGGGGAATGATTTTGAGGATGATGATGAGTTGAGGATTCTGCCGGCGAGGGGTGGTGGTAGTAGGGGAAATGCCGAATATGAAGGGTTTGATGATGGGGCTTTCCGGACCAAGAAGGTGAAGATCGGGGATTCGGAGACCTATAAATTGAATTCGTCGCCAGAGTCGGATGAATTGACGATTTTGTCCTCCAAGAATGGGAGGAATGATGGGGACTTTGGTTATAGTGATTTGGGTTTTGGAAAATCAATGGATTTGGAACCTTATAGCTTGAATTCGTCTCAAGAATCTGATGAATTGGTAATTTTGCCTGTCAAAAAGGGCAAGGAGAATGGTAAATTTGACGGGCTTCTTCAAAAACCcaagaaagtgaaggaaaacGGGGTTatgcagaaaaagaagaatagGAAGAAGGGGAAAAATAGGGAGGTGGGCTCAGATTCTGTTACGGTTGGCTCTACGGCAACGTTGATGGAGACTCAGGAGTTTGGAGAGATGATGGAGCATGTGGACGAGGTGAATTTTGCATTGGATGGATTGAAGAAGGGGCAGCCCGTGAGGGTCCGAAGAGGGAGTCTTCTTTCTTTGCTGTCAATATGTGGAAGTTCTCAGCAGAGAAGGCTATTGAGGGCTCATGG GATGGCTAAAACAATTATCGATGCTGTTTTGGGGATCAGCTTTGATGACCCACCAAGCAATCTTGCTGCTGCAGCTCTTTTTTACATTTTAACAAGTGAT GGTCAAGATGACCGTCTTCTAGATTCGCCAATATGCATTAGGTTTTTGTTGAAGTTCTTGAGGCCACTTACATCTGATGCTGCTAATGTCAAAGCTCCGAGTTTTGGTAGCAAGCTTCTGGCGATTCGCATGGACCCTGACGTCTCGCAAATTTCAGCTAAAGGTTCTGAATCTTCTGCTGCAATTATGCAGAAGGTTCAGGAGATTCTTGTCAGTAGCAAGGATTTGAATCCTAGAGATGCAAATGATGACTGCATTGAGTTGCCTGAGTTGAATCCTAAATGGATAAGTCTGCTTACAATGGAAAAAGCTTGTTTTTCTACCATTTCTCTAGAAG ATGCTTCAGGCAGAGTGCGGAGAACTGGGGGGAATTTCAAGGAAAAATTACGAGAGCTTGGAGGACTTAATGCGGTCTTTGAAGTTGCAAGGAATTGCCATAGTGTAATGGAG GGTTGGTTACAGAGGAATCGATCTTCAGTGTTGGACTCAAAAGATAAGGAAGGTCTTGAGAGTCTGGTGATGCTtttaaaatgtttgaaaatcatggaaaatgcCACATTTCTCAGCAAGGATAATCAG AGCCATTTGCTTGGAATGAAAGGGAACTTTGACAGCCAGAGTGCCCCTCGGTCTTTCACAAAGCTCATCCTTGGTGTTGTTAAAATTCTCTCAG GCATTGCTTTGCTTAGAAGTTCGTTGGGCTCTGAGGAAGGAAAAACTTGCAACCATTCAAATGAAACTAGTCATGCTTCTGAGTTCAAAG TGGAGGACAACGGGAGTTTGTCTATCAGTTGTTCTAGAAGGCGTACTATGGAAGGGACCTCATCTTTGAAAAACCTCAGTATATCACATGacagtcaatcattttcttgtCACCCATTGTCTTCGAAATCCCATTCAGGAGCTTCAACCATGTCTGATACCGACCCTTGGTTGAAAATGAGGATTGATTCTTCCATGTCTGGGCAATGTAGTGGAACATCTGGAGATTTTACTAATGGGACTATATCGAAAGGTTTTGGAGTGAGTTTTGGTAGAGGTAATGATCACAAGGTCTCAAACGCCACCAAGTTCGAACCTATGGAGGACAGCCAGGACCCTTTCGCTTTTGATGAGGATGACTTTGAACCATCTAAATGGGACTTATTATCTGGGAGGGAAAAAGTATCTCAAGTTCACAATAGCAGGGCTAAGCCTTATCAGCCTGAAAATGAAAGTCAATCTCTTCTATTGTTGGGCCAAGAAGATTCTCATCTGGATAATCAACATTCCTCTGAGGTATCTTGTTCATCTGGTGTTACAGATGAAAAGTCCAACCTTCTGGCAGATTGTCTTCTTTCATCTGTAAAG GTCCTGATGAACTTAACAAATGACAACCCTATGGGCTGTCAGCAAATTGCAGCCTGTGGAGGACTGGAAATTATGTCTACATTGATTGCTAGCCATTTTCCAAACTTTCGTACTTACCTTCCTTGCTCTGGCAGTTCAAGAGAAAATGGTGTGTCATCAAGATCAAGTGCAGTAGTTGACCACCAAAATGACAGACATCTAACTGATGAAGAGCTAGATCTGCTAGTTGCCATTCTGGGATTACTAGTGAACTTGGTAGAGAAGGATGGCCTTAATAG ATCACGCCTTGCTGCAACTCGAGTTTCACTGCCTAATTTGGAAGgtttagaaaaagaaagttcTACAGACCTAATTCCACTGCTGTGTTCAATTTTCTTGGCCAACCAAGGGGCGGGTGAGGCTGCAGGTGAAGGAAGACAACTGTCATGG ATATGGCCACTGTTGCTGCAGCCACAAGTGTGTGGCAAGACTATTTGGAAACACAAGATTGAAGATGATGCCGACCAATAA
- the LOC113730948 gene encoding wings apart-like protein 2 isoform X1, whose translation MIVRTYGRRSRSMATRNFNGGVSDKSFSQESPPDVFDFTFSSQGSTRWSSDPYGFSDSLDPYGLNNITSSSQGNDFEDDDELRILPARGGGSRGNAEYEGFDDGAFRTKKVKIGDSETYKLNSSPESDELTILSSKNGRNDGDFGYSDLGFGKSMDLEPYSLNSSQESDELVILPVKKGKENGKFDGLLQKPKKVKENGVMQKKKNRKKGKNREVGSDSVTVGSTATLMETQEFGEMMEHVDEVNFALDGLKKGQPVRVRRGSLLSLLSICGSSQQRRLLRAHGMAKTIIDAVLGISFDDPPSNLAAAALFYILTSDGQDDRLLDSPICIRFLLKFLRPLTSDAANVKAPSFGSKLLAIRMDPDVSQISAKGSESSAAIMQKVQEILVSSKDLNPRDANDDCIELPELNPKWISLLTMEKACFSTISLEDASGRVRRTGGNFKEKLRELGGLNAVFEVARNCHSVMEGWLQRNRSSVLDSKDKEGLESLVMLLKCLKIMENATFLSKDNQSHLLGMKGNFDSQSAPRSFTKLILGVVKILSGIALLRSSLGSEEGKTCNHSNETSHASEFKVEDNGSLSISCSRRRTMEGTSSLKNLSISHDSQSFSCHPLSSKSHSGASTMSDTDPWLKMRIDSSMSGQCSGTSGDFTNGTISKGFGVSFGRGNDHKVSNATKFEPMEDSQDPFAFDEDDFEPSKWDLLSGREKVSQVHNSRAKPYQPENESQSLLLLGQEDSHLDNQHSSEVSCSSGVTDEKSNLLADCLLSSVKVLMNLTNDNPMGCQQIAACGGLEIMSTLIASHFPNFRTYLPCSGSSRENGVSSRSSAVVDHQNDRHLTDEELDLLVAILGLLVNLVEKDGLNRSRLAATRVSLPNLEGLEKESSTDLIPLLCSIFLANQGAGEAAGEGRQLSWDDEDALLQEEKEAEKMILEAYAALLLAFLSTESRRIRGTIAECLPDHNLAVLVPVLERFVEFHLSLDMISPETHSTVLEVIESCRIP comes from the exons atgatTGTTAGGACCTACGGCCGTCGGAGCAGAAGCATGGCGACGAGGAACTTTAACGGTGGCGTCTCCGATAAGTCGTTTTCCCAAGAAAGCCCTCCAGATGTTTTCGATTTCACGTTTTCTTCCCAAGGTTCGACCCGCTGGTCTTCGGACCCGTATGGGTTCAGTGATTCGTTGGACCCGTATGGTTTGAATAATATTACGTCGTCGTCGCAGGGGAATGATTTTGAGGATGATGATGAGTTGAGGATTCTGCCGGCGAGGGGTGGTGGTAGTAGGGGAAATGCCGAATATGAAGGGTTTGATGATGGGGCTTTCCGGACCAAGAAGGTGAAGATCGGGGATTCGGAGACCTATAAATTGAATTCGTCGCCAGAGTCGGATGAATTGACGATTTTGTCCTCCAAGAATGGGAGGAATGATGGGGACTTTGGTTATAGTGATTTGGGTTTTGGAAAATCAATGGATTTGGAACCTTATAGCTTGAATTCGTCTCAAGAATCTGATGAATTGGTAATTTTGCCTGTCAAAAAGGGCAAGGAGAATGGTAAATTTGACGGGCTTCTTCAAAAACCcaagaaagtgaaggaaaacGGGGTTatgcagaaaaagaagaatagGAAGAAGGGGAAAAATAGGGAGGTGGGCTCAGATTCTGTTACGGTTGGCTCTACGGCAACGTTGATGGAGACTCAGGAGTTTGGAGAGATGATGGAGCATGTGGACGAGGTGAATTTTGCATTGGATGGATTGAAGAAGGGGCAGCCCGTGAGGGTCCGAAGAGGGAGTCTTCTTTCTTTGCTGTCAATATGTGGAAGTTCTCAGCAGAGAAGGCTATTGAGGGCTCATGG GATGGCTAAAACAATTATCGATGCTGTTTTGGGGATCAGCTTTGATGACCCACCAAGCAATCTTGCTGCTGCAGCTCTTTTTTACATTTTAACAAGTGAT GGTCAAGATGACCGTCTTCTAGATTCGCCAATATGCATTAGGTTTTTGTTGAAGTTCTTGAGGCCACTTACATCTGATGCTGCTAATGTCAAAGCTCCGAGTTTTGGTAGCAAGCTTCTGGCGATTCGCATGGACCCTGACGTCTCGCAAATTTCAGCTAAAGGTTCTGAATCTTCTGCTGCAATTATGCAGAAGGTTCAGGAGATTCTTGTCAGTAGCAAGGATTTGAATCCTAGAGATGCAAATGATGACTGCATTGAGTTGCCTGAGTTGAATCCTAAATGGATAAGTCTGCTTACAATGGAAAAAGCTTGTTTTTCTACCATTTCTCTAGAAG ATGCTTCAGGCAGAGTGCGGAGAACTGGGGGGAATTTCAAGGAAAAATTACGAGAGCTTGGAGGACTTAATGCGGTCTTTGAAGTTGCAAGGAATTGCCATAGTGTAATGGAG GGTTGGTTACAGAGGAATCGATCTTCAGTGTTGGACTCAAAAGATAAGGAAGGTCTTGAGAGTCTGGTGATGCTtttaaaatgtttgaaaatcatggaaaatgcCACATTTCTCAGCAAGGATAATCAG AGCCATTTGCTTGGAATGAAAGGGAACTTTGACAGCCAGAGTGCCCCTCGGTCTTTCACAAAGCTCATCCTTGGTGTTGTTAAAATTCTCTCAG GCATTGCTTTGCTTAGAAGTTCGTTGGGCTCTGAGGAAGGAAAAACTTGCAACCATTCAAATGAAACTAGTCATGCTTCTGAGTTCAAAG TGGAGGACAACGGGAGTTTGTCTATCAGTTGTTCTAGAAGGCGTACTATGGAAGGGACCTCATCTTTGAAAAACCTCAGTATATCACATGacagtcaatcattttcttgtCACCCATTGTCTTCGAAATCCCATTCAGGAGCTTCAACCATGTCTGATACCGACCCTTGGTTGAAAATGAGGATTGATTCTTCCATGTCTGGGCAATGTAGTGGAACATCTGGAGATTTTACTAATGGGACTATATCGAAAGGTTTTGGAGTGAGTTTTGGTAGAGGTAATGATCACAAGGTCTCAAACGCCACCAAGTTCGAACCTATGGAGGACAGCCAGGACCCTTTCGCTTTTGATGAGGATGACTTTGAACCATCTAAATGGGACTTATTATCTGGGAGGGAAAAAGTATCTCAAGTTCACAATAGCAGGGCTAAGCCTTATCAGCCTGAAAATGAAAGTCAATCTCTTCTATTGTTGGGCCAAGAAGATTCTCATCTGGATAATCAACATTCCTCTGAGGTATCTTGTTCATCTGGTGTTACAGATGAAAAGTCCAACCTTCTGGCAGATTGTCTTCTTTCATCTGTAAAG GTCCTGATGAACTTAACAAATGACAACCCTATGGGCTGTCAGCAAATTGCAGCCTGTGGAGGACTGGAAATTATGTCTACATTGATTGCTAGCCATTTTCCAAACTTTCGTACTTACCTTCCTTGCTCTGGCAGTTCAAGAGAAAATGGTGTGTCATCAAGATCAAGTGCAGTAGTTGACCACCAAAATGACAGACATCTAACTGATGAAGAGCTAGATCTGCTAGTTGCCATTCTGGGATTACTAGTGAACTTGGTAGAGAAGGATGGCCTTAATAG ATCACGCCTTGCTGCAACTCGAGTTTCACTGCCTAATTTGGAAGgtttagaaaaagaaagttcTACAGACCTAATTCCACTGCTGTGTTCAATTTTCTTGGCCAACCAAGGGGCGGGTGAGGCTGCAGGTGAAGGAAGACAACTGTCATGG GATGATGAAGATGCTCTATTgcaggaagaaaaagaagctgAGAAAATGATTCTAGAAGCTTATGCAGCTCTTCTTCTTGCATTTCTTTCCACTGAAAG TAGGAGGATACGCGGTACGATTGCTGAATGTCTTCCTGATCACAACCTTGCAGTACTTGTCCCTGTGTTGGAGAGATTTGTG GAATTTCATTTGTCACTGGACATGATCTCGCCAGAAACTCATTCAACAGTGCTGGAAGTAATTGAATCTTGTAGGATCCCTTGA
- the LOC113730946 gene encoding epoxide hydrolase 1-like, with protein MDQIQHKHIEVNGLKLHIAEIGGGSKAVLFCHGFPEIWYSWRHQMIAVAKAGYRAIAPDYRGYGLSDPPTVPGEATYADFVDDLDSLLDALAISKVFLVAKDFGARVAQYFALLYPNRVAGVVTLGIPFVPPNPTPMQDFLPEGFYMSRWLEPGRAEADFGRFDCKTVVRNIYILFSRSEIPIAKENQEIMDMVDSSTPLPSWFTEEDLENYGALYDKSGFQTALQVPYRANRELNTSEVKVDAPALLIMGEKDYFLKFPGMEDYIRSEQTKFFAPNLKTVYVPEGSHFVQEQFPDQVNGLILNFLKTHS; from the exons ATGGATCAAATACAGCACAAGCATATTGAAGTCAACGGTCTGAAGCTTCACATAGCTGAGATTGGAGGAGGATCGAAAGCAGTGTTGTTCTGTCATGGGTTTCCGGAGATCTGGTATTCTTGGCGCCACCAAATGATTGCTGTGGCCAAGGCTGGCTACAGAGCAATTGCTCCAGATTACAGAGGCTATGGACTCTCTGACCCTCCAACCGTGCCCGGGGAGGCTACCTATGCTGATTTTGTCGATGATCTGGACTCCCTTCTTGATGCTCTCGCCATTTCTAAG GTTTTTCTCGTAGCTAAAGATTTTGGAGCCCGTGTTGCACAATATTTTGCCCTTCTCTACCCAAACAGGGTTGCTGGAGTTGTAACATTGGGCATACCTTTTGTGCCTCCAAACCCCACTCCAATGCAAGACTTCCTTCCGGAAGGCTTTTATATGTCCAGATGGCTG GAACCTGGAAGAGCAGAAGCAGATTTTGGTCGGTTTGATTGCAAAACAGTTGTGCGCAACATATATATCCTGTTCTCCAGGAGTGAAATACCAATAGCTAAAGAAAATCAGGAGATAATGGATATGGTGGATTCATCTACTCCTTTACCCTCTTGGTTCACTGAAGAAGATCTTGAAAACTACGGTGCACTATATGACAAATCTGGATTCCAAACTGCTCTACAAGTGCCTTACAG GGCAAACAGAGAGCTCAATACATCAGAAGTAAAGGTTGATGCTCCTGCACTGCTGATAATGGGTGAAAAAGATTACTTCCTTAAATTCCCGGGAATGGAGGACTACATAAGAAGCGAACAGACAAAATTTTTTGCTCCTAATCTGAAGACAGTTTATGTACCTGAAGGTAGCCACTTTGTTcaggagcaatttccagatcaAGTGAATGGGCTGATACTCAATTTCCTCAAGACCCATAGTTGA